One genomic segment of Aliarcobacter cibarius includes these proteins:
- a CDS encoding RDD family protein — protein sequence MQDNIDISKLQLASMRSRAFAFVIDDIIVSLLVMFAYWDVIVAASNNSEELIYLMQATLVVPLMALKVAYHTFFVWYDGQTIGKRIVKIRVIDGQNWGRANFMQALFRAFGRVVSEMFFYVGFFIGFFNDGRKTFHDFTGKTLVINA from the coding sequence ATGCAAGATAATATTGATATATCTAAACTTCAATTAGCATCTATGAGAAGTAGAGCTTTTGCTTTTGTAATTGATGATATAATTGTTAGTCTTTTAGTGATGTTTGCTTATTGGGATGTTATTGTAGCCGCTAGTAATAATAGTGAGGAGTTAATTTACTTGATGCAAGCAACATTAGTAGTTCCATTAATGGCTCTGAAAGTTGCTTATCATACTTTTTTTGTTTGGTATGATGGACAAACAATTGGTAAAAGAATTGTTAAAATAAGAGTAATTGATGGTCAAAATTGGGGCAGAGCTAATTTTATGCAAGCACTATTTAGGGCTTTTGGAAGAGTTGTTTCAGAAATGTTCTTTTATGTTGGTTTCTTTATAGGATTTTTTAATGATGGAAGAAAAACATTCCATGATTTTACAGGAAAAACGTTGGTGATAAATGCGTAA
- the purD gene encoding phosphoribosylamine--glycine ligase, protein MNILILGSGGREYSIGLAISKEKSHNLYFMPGNGATSSLGTNINIKDYEKLVSFAKDNSIDLTIVGPEAPLVDGVVDIFRKNSLVIFGPTKNAAKLEGSKVYMKNVLKKYNIPTAAFIETSNEKEAHEFIETMNLPIVVKADGLCAGKGVIIAQSKEEAKSAVSDMLSGTSFGDAGANVVIEEFLDGYELSVFAICDGENYKILPAAQDHKRVGDGDTGPNTGGMGAYAPTPLVNDEIYKKIEERVIKPTLKGMQQEKAPFEGVLFIGVMVVKGEPIILEYNVRFGDPECEILMPLLETPVSELFYYGATKQLDKLNIKIKDEFAVGVVMASENYPYSSSKPAEIIIDEIVDEDLKNNSHISFAGVENIDGKLMATGGRVLVCVGTGKSIKEARDRAYLLCGQVHFAGKKCRTDIAYQALK, encoded by the coding sequence GTGAATATATTAATACTTGGAAGTGGTGGAAGAGAATACTCTATTGGTTTAGCAATATCTAAAGAGAAATCTCATAACTTGTATTTTATGCCAGGGAATGGTGCAACTTCGAGTTTAGGGACAAATATTAATATAAAAGATTATGAAAAATTAGTATCTTTTGCAAAAGACAATAGTATAGATTTGACTATAGTAGGACCAGAGGCTCCTTTAGTAGATGGTGTTGTTGATATATTTAGAAAAAATAGTCTTGTTATTTTTGGACCAACAAAAAATGCTGCAAAGCTAGAGGGTTCAAAAGTTTATATGAAAAATGTATTGAAAAAATATAATATACCAACAGCAGCGTTTATAGAAACTTCAAATGAAAAAGAGGCTCATGAATTTATTGAAACTATGAATTTACCAATAGTTGTAAAAGCAGATGGTTTATGTGCTGGAAAAGGTGTAATTATAGCTCAAAGTAAAGAAGAAGCAAAATCTGCTGTTTCAGATATGCTTTCAGGAACTTCTTTCGGAGATGCTGGAGCTAATGTTGTAATTGAAGAATTTTTAGATGGTTATGAATTATCTGTTTTTGCTATTTGTGATGGTGAAAATTATAAGATTCTTCCAGCAGCTCAAGATCATAAAAGAGTAGGTGATGGTGATACAGGACCAAATACTGGTGGTATGGGTGCTTATGCTCCAACACCTCTTGTAAATGATGAAATTTATAAAAAAATTGAAGAAAGAGTTATAAAACCAACTTTAAAAGGAATGCAACAAGAAAAGGCACCTTTTGAAGGGGTTTTATTTATAGGTGTTATGGTTGTTAAAGGTGAACCAATTATTTTAGAATACAATGTACGATTTGGTGATCCAGAGTGTGAAATTTTAATGCCACTTCTAGAAACTCCTGTTTCGGAACTTTTCTATTATGGAGCTACAAAACAACTTGATAAATTAAATATTAAAATTAAAGATGAGTTTGCTGTAGGTGTTGTTATGGCTAGTGAAAATTATCCATATAGTTCAAGTAAACCAGCTGAAATTATTATTGATGAAATAGTAGATGAAGATTTAAAAAATAATTCTCATATCTCTTTTGCTGGAGTTGAAAATATTGATGGAAAACTTATGGCGACTGGTGGAAGAGTTCTTGTTTGTGTTGGTACAGGTAAATCAATAAAAGAGGCTAGAGATAGAGCTTATTTACTTTGTGGACAAGTTCATTTTGCTGGAAAAAAATGTAGAACTGATATTGCTTATCAGGCTTTAAAGTAG
- a CDS encoding uroporphyrinogen-III synthase produces the protein MAKIYLLNNQKFDGVENLEIFKVQSLKFDLDLTSYDALVFTSKSAIYALEDNKVNWKSIPSYLIAPATANIANEFGANIAFIGSSGHGNEFAKELIPHLKDKKVLYVKAKITVSNLPNILRENEIDIDELVSYETVCNKNLKHIELEDDSIIIFTSPSSVKCFFNKFSWNSSYKAIVIGKTTATYLPKEIKNYQISSSTSVKDCVTLALSNFN, from the coding sequence ATGGCAAAAATTTATCTTCTAAATAATCAAAAATTTGATGGTGTAGAAAATCTTGAGATTTTTAAAGTACAAAGTTTAAAATTTGATTTAGATTTAACTTCATATGATGCTTTAGTTTTTACTTCAAAGAGTGCAATTTATGCACTTGAGGATAATAAAGTAAATTGGAAAAGCATACCATCATATTTGATTGCTCCAGCAACAGCAAATATTGCTAATGAATTTGGTGCTAATATTGCTTTTATTGGCTCAAGTGGGCATGGAAATGAATTTGCAAAAGAGTTAATTCCTCATTTAAAAGATAAAAAAGTTTTGTATGTAAAAGCAAAAATAACAGTTTCTAATCTTCCAAATATTTTAAGAGAAAATGAAATAGATATTGATGAATTAGTATCTTATGAGACGGTTTGTAATAAAAATTTAAAACATATTGAGTTGGAAGATGACTCTATTATAATTTTTACTTCACCTTCTAGTGTTAAGTGTTTTTTTAATAAATTTTCTTGGAATAGCAGTTATAAGGCTATTGTTATTGGAAAAACTACAGCAACTTATCTTCCAAAAGAGATAAAAAATTATCAAATAAGTAGTTCTACAAGTGTAAAAGATTGTGTTACTCTGGCTCTATCAAATTTTAATTAA
- the der gene encoding ribosome biogenesis GTPase Der: protein MENNLKKVALIGQPNVGKSSLFNRLANKRIAIVSDIAGTTRDIKKHQIEILDRSALLLDTGGIDETNDEIFSNVKNKAIKTAKEADIILFMVDGKNIPDDKDKELFYELQRLGKELALVVNKIDNDKELERLWEFFEFGISDENLFGISVSHNRGTKTLYEWIYKHLPENPETVAKLEEEKRRKELEDEFFEDEFENDEDFSIEGLEKLDEEEVIDDTSINVAIIGRVNVGKSSILNSLVGMERSVVSSIAGTTIDPVDETFSYKDKNITFVDTAGLRRRGSIEGIEKYALMRTKEMLEKANVALVVLDASRELTDLDEKIAGLVDEYGLGTIIVLNKWDENMDTFQKIEEEVRRRFRFLSYAPIIAVSAKTGRSIDRLKDKIVEIFDNYTQRIPTSQLNKVIEEAVIRHSLPSPNGAYLRIYYSTQFSTRPPRIALVMNKPQLLHYSYKRYLINFLREKFNFEGTPIHVIARGKHDKMGDEEYLER, encoded by the coding sequence ATGGAAAATAATTTAAAAAAAGTTGCTTTAATAGGGCAACCAAATGTTGGGAAGTCTTCACTTTTTAACAGACTTGCAAATAAAAGAATAGCAATAGTTTCAGATATTGCTGGTACTACAAGAGATATTAAAAAACATCAAATAGAGATTTTAGATAGATCTGCATTATTACTTGATACAGGTGGAATTGATGAAACAAATGATGAAATTTTTTCAAATGTAAAAAATAAAGCTATAAAAACTGCAAAAGAGGCTGATATAATACTTTTTATGGTGGATGGGAAAAATATTCCTGATGATAAAGATAAGGAATTATTTTATGAGCTTCAAAGATTAGGAAAAGAGCTTGCATTAGTTGTAAATAAAATTGATAATGACAAAGAATTAGAAAGATTATGGGAATTTTTTGAATTTGGAATAAGTGATGAAAATCTTTTTGGTATTTCAGTTTCTCATAATAGAGGAACAAAAACACTTTATGAATGGATTTATAAGCACCTTCCTGAAAATCCAGAAACTGTAGCTAAGCTTGAAGAAGAAAAGAGAAGAAAAGAACTTGAGGATGAGTTTTTTGAAGATGAATTTGAAAATGATGAAGATTTTTCAATTGAAGGTTTAGAAAAACTTGATGAAGAAGAAGTTATAGACGACACATCAATAAATGTTGCAATTATAGGTCGTGTTAATGTTGGAAAATCTTCTATTTTGAATTCTCTTGTTGGAATGGAAAGATCCGTTGTATCTTCAATTGCAGGAACAACAATTGACCCAGTTGATGAAACATTTTCATATAAAGATAAAAATATAACTTTTGTAGATACTGCTGGTTTAAGAAGAAGAGGAAGCATTGAAGGAATTGAAAAATATGCTTTAATGCGAACAAAAGAGATGTTAGAAAAAGCGAATGTTGCTTTAGTTGTTCTTGATGCATCAAGAGAATTAACAGATTTAGATGAAAAAATTGCAGGTCTTGTAGATGAGTATGGTTTAGGAACAATTATTGTACTAAACAAATGGGATGAAAACATGGATACATTCCAAAAAATTGAAGAAGAAGTAAGAAGAAGATTTAGATTTTTATCTTACGCTCCAATTATTGCAGTTTCAGCAAAAACAGGAAGAAGTATTGATAGATTGAAAGATAAAATTGTTGAAATCTTTGATAATTATACTCAAAGAATTCCAACTTCACAACTTAATAAAGTTATTGAAGAAGCAGTTATTAGACACTCACTTCCTAGTCCAAATGGAGCATATTTAAGAATTTATTACTCAACACAATTTAGTACAAGACCACCTAGAATTGCCTTAGTTATGAATAAACCACAGTTATTACACTATTCATATAAAAGATATTTAATTAATTTCTTAAGAGAAAAATTTAATTTTGAAGGTACACCAATTCATGTTATTGCAAGAGGAAAACATGATAAAATGGGTGATGAAGAATATTTGGAAAGATAA
- the hpf gene encoding ribosome hibernation-promoting factor, HPF/YfiA family, with protein sequence MNTSIVGRHIKLTDAIKDYINSSISAFEKYNLDIISVASIVSADEKQGKKSFTFEFTLNIANIDTVVVKQRDKDLYSAIDIAVDRVSKVLRRHHDKISAHKATKLSELELTEVQDKIAQELERFEDEIIPQRLTSYKPIDIEEALEDLKNSTAQFKVFYDKDDNMRVLYKANVAGKFGLY encoded by the coding sequence ATGAATACAAGTATCGTTGGAAGACACATTAAATTAACAGATGCAATAAAAGATTATATAAATAGTTCTATTTCTGCATTTGAAAAATATAATTTAGATATTATTTCTGTGGCTTCTATAGTGAGCGCAGATGAAAAACAAGGTAAAAAATCATTTACATTTGAATTTACATTAAATATCGCAAATATCGATACTGTTGTTGTAAAACAAAGAGATAAAGACTTATATTCTGCTATTGATATAGCTGTAGATAGGGTATCTAAAGTTTTAAGAAGACATCATGATAAAATTTCGGCTCATAAAGCTACAAAATTAAGTGAACTTGAATTAACTGAAGTTCAAGATAAAATCGCACAAGAATTAGAAAGATTTGAAGATGAAATCATACCTCAAAGATTAACATCATATAAACCAATTGATATTGAAGAAGCTTTAGAAGATTTAAAAAATTCTACTGCACAATTTAAAGTTTTTTATGATAAAGACGATAATATGAGAGTTCTATATAAAGCAAATGTAGCTGGTAAATTTGGGCTTTATTAG
- a CDS encoding YhdP family protein, protein MDKKLIVKVDKIEFTSKKSEVKSSIEDLKKNIELLPSIMNFFQEVDIKNLKIDGNEFSIFIDNDDLYLDNKFVNIVSTLNRASKQLEFNVKSLYLKDYNVLFEGFIELDYFKNEIKYFGDIHYEGIISKTNIDISKDKLKFFTRSEYFKNLYFLKKFLDLPEIANQWMYDNVVGDFKFDWFYGEYDLNKNELIEKSLQGEAHIKNAKIMFHKKVDKIITQNVKVKFKDNVLHFDLIDAKFKDKNLKDSYVTLKNLTDEINGVVDVNIETKTKLDKDVLAILKAYDINLPILQKSGITDAKLLLSFPYDEKKSLNTKGEFIVENSDILIDTFEFKSKKAKVLLENDIVYIKDANFLFKDIIDANADIKIDTKTLKAEGSANISKLLIKDNKNNQIIEVKNLITPLNMDFSKKLDINIQSLNTKLKMEDQLFIIIEDLSKIYNYSKFLQDFSIKSGDLILKVFNENNIDFEAIIGGLDLPLYRNENKVSELNIEGSIKDDSIRVISKDNSIKIEDTKDKNNVYLKDYKIVDNFSKNINKSFDKNINITLENCSLQQEDDIYDFKNAKVFLTKDEINFEALLENISFPLKKDGEDLKELEITGNIKDDITKISSTDDSLKLELKNDFLKLDIKNLDVILTLKGASKLNYKKLLLNGINSNITINEDYKILADSYIVNLNEKEKFIYLKHKNSEFTFNEYENNDIEILAADLSEEFINTLLNKQVVNGGTINLYANGNYDLFNGKLLIKDSAISNLSILSNLLAFVETTPALAAQLVTLPFNPLFALPAASIGLKNIGVYTLKEGNMEFTYDRNENILRIDNLNTIGNGIDFEGFGVVDLNNFIINAKVNLIFLKDYTTFVRFIPLVNYILLGDQERVETLVDIHGSLGDPKISTNLLKDSFSAPMNIFKRVFTAPVNIFNGLNLSNN, encoded by the coding sequence TTGGATAAAAAACTCATTGTTAAAGTTGATAAAATTGAGTTTACATCAAAAAAGAGTGAAGTTAAATCATCAATTGAAGACTTAAAAAAGAATATAGAATTACTTCCTAGCATAATGAATTTTTTTCAAGAAGTAGACATAAAAAACCTAAAAATAGATGGAAATGAATTTTCTATTTTCATAGATAATGATGATTTATATTTAGATAATAAGTTTGTAAATATAGTTTCTACTTTAAATAGAGCTTCTAAGCAGTTAGAATTTAATGTTAAATCTCTTTATTTAAAAGATTATAATGTTCTATTTGAGGGATTTATTGAATTAGATTATTTTAAAAATGAAATTAAATATTTTGGTGATATACATTACGAAGGTATTATTTCTAAGACAAATATTGATATTTCAAAAGATAAATTGAAATTTTTTACAAGAAGTGAGTATTTTAAAAATTTATATTTTTTAAAAAAGTTTTTAGATTTGCCTGAAATAGCAAATCAGTGGATGTATGATAATGTAGTTGGAGACTTTAAATTTGATTGGTTCTATGGAGAATATGATTTAAATAAAAATGAACTTATTGAAAAATCTTTACAGGGTGAAGCTCATATAAAAAATGCAAAAATAATGTTCCATAAAAAAGTTGATAAGATAATAACGCAAAATGTAAAAGTGAAATTTAAAGATAATGTATTACATTTTGATTTAATTGATGCCAAATTTAAGGATAAAAATTTAAAAGATTCTTATGTTACTTTAAAAAATTTAACAGATGAAATCAATGGTGTAGTTGATGTAAACATCGAAACAAAAACAAAGTTAGATAAGGATGTTTTAGCTATTCTAAAAGCATATGATATAAATTTACCAATTTTACAAAAAAGTGGTATTACAGATGCAAAACTTCTATTAAGTTTCCCATATGATGAGAAAAAATCTTTAAATACCAAAGGTGAATTTATTGTAGAAAATAGTGACATCTTAATTGATACATTTGAGTTTAAAAGTAAAAAAGCAAAAGTCTTACTTGAAAATGATATAGTTTATATTAAAGATGCAAATTTTTTGTTTAAAGATATTATAGATGCAAATGCAGATATAAAAATAGATACTAAAACTTTAAAGGCTGAAGGTAGCGCTAACATAAGTAAGCTTTTGATTAAAGATAATAAAAATAATCAAATAATTGAAGTGAAAAATTTAATTACTCCTTTGAATATGGATTTTTCAAAAAAATTAGATATCAACATTCAAAGTTTAAATACAAAACTAAAAATGGAAGATCAACTTTTTATAATAATTGAAGATTTGAGCAAAATTTATAACTATTCAAAATTTTTACAAGATTTTTCTATAAAATCTGGAGATTTGATTTTAAAAGTATTTAATGAAAATAATATAGATTTTGAAGCTATTATAGGTGGTTTGGACTTACCTCTTTATAGAAATGAGAATAAAGTATCTGAACTTAATATTGAAGGTTCAATCAAAGATGACTCTATAAGAGTTATTTCTAAAGATAATAGTATAAAAATAGAAGATACAAAAGATAAGAATAATGTTTATTTAAAAGATTACAAAATTGTCGATAATTTTTCAAAAAATATCAATAAAAGTTTTGATAAAAATATAAATATTACTTTAGAAAATTGCTCTTTACAACAAGAAGATGATATTTATGATTTTAAAAATGCAAAAGTTTTTCTAACAAAAGATGAAATAAATTTTGAAGCTCTTTTAGAAAATATTAGTTTTCCACTTAAAAAAGATGGTGAAGATTTAAAAGAGTTAGAAATAACTGGAAATATCAAAGATGATATTACAAAAATTTCTAGTACTGATGACTCTTTAAAATTAGAATTAAAAAATGATTTTTTGAAGTTAGATATAAAAAATTTAGATGTTATTTTGACTTTAAAAGGGGCTAGTAAATTAAATTATAAAAAACTACTTTTAAATGGAATAAATTCGAATATTACAATAAATGAAGATTATAAAATTTTAGCAGATAGTTATATTGTAAATTTAAATGAAAAAGAAAAATTTATATATTTAAAACATAAAAATAGTGAATTTACTTTCAATGAATATGAGAATAATGATATAGAGATACTTGCTGCTGATTTGAGTGAAGAGTTTATAAATACATTGTTGAATAAACAAGTTGTAAATGGTGGAACAATTAATTTATATGCAAATGGGAATTATGATTTGTTTAATGGAAAGCTTTTGATAAAAGATAGTGCAATTTCAAATTTATCAATATTAAGTAATCTTTTAGCGTTTGTTGAAACAACTCCTGCACTTGCTGCACAATTAGTAACTCTTCCATTTAATCCTCTTTTTGCACTTCCAGCAGCTAGTATAGGGCTTAAAAACATAGGTGTTTATACATTAAAAGAAGGAAATATGGAGTTTACTTATGACAGAAACGAAAATATTTTAAGAATTGATAATTTAAATACTATTGGAAATGGAATAGATTTTGAAGGATTTGGAGTTGTTGATTTAAATAATTTTATAATAAATGCTAAAGTAAATTTAATATTTCTAAAAGACTATACAACTTTTGTAAGATTTATTCCTTTAGTAAATTATATATTATTAGGAGATCAAGAAAGAGTTGAAACATTAGTTGATATTCATGGAAGTTTAGGTGATCCGAAAATCTCTACAAATCTTTTAAAAGATAGTTTTTCTGCACCAATGAATATTTTTAAAAGAGTTTTTACAGCTCCTGTTAATATTTTTAATGGTTTAAATTTAAGTAACAATTAA
- the mltG gene encoding endolytic transglycosylase MltG encodes MPENRIENNNIINKNKKRSRAFIAFSIIESILIFSIVLLYYLTLPMTSSKILFIPKGSTNNIINYLNKSGYEMNILDEVVIKATGFIQSGWIDIGETNLTKMDFIIRLVNSKAAMKNITLVPGETYYVFLKKLAKEFELNEEKLYKVYSEFAYKLDGNILADTYSLPIGMNEDYIILYLLSQTDKKYEEFSTKIFGSYDKKKWYNYITLASIIQKEAATINEMPIVASVIHNRLKKNMALQMDGTLNYGKYSNTVITADRIRNDESSYNTYKYKGLPKDPICAVSLDSIKAGIFPVKSDYLYFVRDNKTGLHKFSNSYETHQANINSNVGVEKTYTKVKEEETQIDTQAEDIMKTDITKQKASSIKDLFNSIN; translated from the coding sequence ATACCTGAAAATAGAATAGAAAATAATAATATTATAAACAAAAACAAAAAGAGAAGTAGAGCTTTTATAGCTTTTAGCATTATTGAAAGTATCCTTATTTTTTCTATTGTTCTTTTATACTATTTGACTCTACCAATGACATCATCAAAAATCCTTTTTATTCCAAAAGGTAGTACTAATAATATCATAAATTACTTAAATAAAAGTGGTTATGAAATGAATATATTAGATGAAGTAGTAATAAAAGCAACAGGCTTTATACAAAGTGGTTGGATTGATATTGGAGAGACTAATCTTACGAAAATGGATTTTATTATTAGATTAGTAAACTCAAAAGCTGCAATGAAAAACATTACTTTAGTTCCTGGTGAAACGTATTATGTTTTTTTAAAAAAACTTGCAAAAGAGTTTGAGTTAAATGAAGAGAAATTATATAAAGTTTATAGTGAATTTGCATATAAACTAGATGGTAATATTCTTGCAGATACTTATTCCCTACCTATTGGAATGAATGAAGATTATATTATTTTGTATTTACTATCTCAAACAGATAAAAAATATGAAGAATTCTCAACTAAAATATTTGGTTCATATGACAAAAAGAAGTGGTATAACTACATAACATTAGCATCTATTATTCAAAAAGAAGCTGCAACAATAAATGAAATGCCAATAGTTGCTAGTGTAATTCATAATAGACTTAAAAAAAATATGGCTCTTCAAATGGATGGAACTTTAAACTATGGTAAATATTCAAATACTGTAATTACTGCTGATAGAATAAGAAATGATGAAAGTTCATATAATACTTATAAATATAAAGGGTTACCAAAAGATCCTATTTGTGCTGTTAGTTTAGATTCTATTAAAGCTGGAATATTTCCTGTAAAAAGTGATTACTTATATTTTGTAAGAGATAACAAAACAGGTCTTCATAAATTCTCAAATTCTTATGAAACACATCAAGCAAATATAAATTCAAATGTTGGCGTAGAAAAAACTTATACAAAAGTAAAAGAAGAAGAGACTCAAATTGATACTCAAGCTGAAGATATAATGAAAACTGATATTACAAAACAAAAAGCTTCTTCAATCAAAGACCTATTTAATAGCATAAATTAA
- a CDS encoding NADP-dependent isocitrate dehydrogenase has product MAQIIYTKVDEAPALATYSFLPIIEAFTKSSGIKMVQKDISLAGRIIAAFPENLTPEQKIGDALAELGALTQDPNANIIKLPNISASIPQLKAAIAELQAKGYKVPNYDESDETITRYSKILGSAVNPVLREGNSDRRAPGAVKNYAKNNPHKMGVWTKDSKTDVAHMNADDFYGTEVSTTLDKADDFKISFVGKDGKETVLKGSLPLLAGEVIDATKMSAKALQEFYQKGIDEAKKRDVLLSLHLKATMMKVSDPIMFGFAVKVYFKDLIAKHGKLFDEMGVNFNNGLGDLYSKLENIDSAKKAEILADIDAIYAAQPRLAMVNSAKGITNLHVPSDVIIDASMPAMIRGGGKMWNKDDKEEDTLAMIPDRCYATTYQVVIEDCKKHGALDPKTMGSVPNVGLMAQKAEEYGSHDKTFQAKADGKIVVTNKAGETVFSFDVDNGDIFRMCQTKDEPIKDWVKLAVNRARLSNTPAVFWLDKNRGHDAQMIAKVEKYLKDHDTNGLEISIMSPDDAIQYSLDRMRKGLDTISVTGNVFRDYNTDLFPILELGTSAKMLSIVPLMQGGGLFETGAGGSAPKHVQQFQEEGYLRWDSLGEFMALAASLEHLANTQGNKKAQVLADTLDRATGTFLINDKSPARKVGQIDNRGSHFYLAMYWANELAKQNDDADLKAEFTPIANAMNENEAQIVKELTECQGKAVDMGGYYLPDDAKTSAAMRPSATLNKILA; this is encoded by the coding sequence ATGGCACAAATTATTTACACAAAAGTTGATGAGGCTCCAGCCTTAGCTACATACTCTTTTTTACCAATTATTGAAGCTTTCACAAAAAGCTCTGGTATAAAAATGGTACAAAAAGATATTTCACTAGCTGGAAGAATTATTGCAGCTTTCCCTGAAAACCTAACACCTGAACAAAAAATTGGTGACGCTTTAGCTGAATTAGGTGCATTAACTCAAGATCCAAATGCAAATATTATTAAATTACCAAATATTTCAGCTTCAATTCCTCAATTAAAAGCAGCTATTGCTGAATTACAAGCAAAAGGGTATAAAGTTCCAAATTATGATGAAAGTGATGAAACAATTACTAGATATTCAAAAATTTTAGGAAGTGCAGTTAATCCTGTATTAAGAGAAGGAAATTCTGATAGAAGAGCTCCAGGAGCTGTTAAAAACTATGCTAAAAATAATCCACATAAAATGGGTGTTTGGACAAAAGATTCAAAAACTGATGTAGCTCATATGAATGCTGATGATTTCTATGGTACAGAAGTTTCAACTACTTTAGATAAAGCAGATGATTTCAAAATATCATTTGTAGGAAAAGATGGAAAAGAAACTGTTTTAAAAGGATCTTTACCACTACTTGCAGGTGAAGTTATAGATGCAACAAAAATGTCTGCAAAAGCTTTACAAGAATTCTATCAAAAAGGAATTGATGAAGCTAAAAAAAGAGATGTATTATTATCACTTCACTTAAAAGCAACTATGATGAAAGTTTCTGATCCAATTATGTTTGGATTTGCTGTAAAAGTATACTTCAAAGATTTAATTGCTAAACATGGTAAATTATTTGATGAAATGGGTGTTAATTTCAATAATGGTTTAGGTGATTTATATTCTAAATTAGAAAACATTGATAGTGCTAAAAAAGCTGAAATTTTAGCTGATATCGATGCAATTTATGCTGCACAACCAAGACTTGCAATGGTAAACTCTGCAAAAGGTATTACAAATTTACATGTACCATCTGATGTTATTATTGATGCATCTATGCCTGCTATGATTAGAGGTGGTGGAAAAATGTGGAATAAAGATGATAAAGAAGAAGATACTTTAGCTATGATTCCTGATAGATGTTATGCAACAACATACCAAGTTGTAATTGAAGATTGTAAAAAACATGGTGCATTAGATCCAAAAACTATGGGTTCAGTTCCAAATGTTGGATTAATGGCACAAAAAGCAGAAGAGTACGGTTCACATGACAAAACTTTCCAAGCAAAAGCTGATGGAAAAATTGTTGTAACAAACAAAGCTGGAGAAACTGTATTTAGCTTTGATGTTGATAATGGTGATATTTTTAGAATGTGTCAAACTAAGGATGAGCCAATCAAAGACTGGGTAAAACTTGCAGTAAATAGAGCAAGATTATCAAATACTCCAGCAGTATTCTGGTTAGATAAAAATAGAGGTCACGATGCTCAAATGATAGCTAAAGTTGAAAAATATTTAAAAGACCATGATACAAATGGATTAGAAATTTCTATTATGTCTCCAGATGATGCTATTCAATACTCTTTAGATAGAATGAGAAAAGGTCTTGATACTATTTCAGTAACTGGAAATGTATTTAGAGATTATAATACTGACTTATTCCCAATCTTAGAACTTGGAACATCTGCAAAAATGTTATCTATTGTTCCATTAATGCAAGGTGGAGGATTATTTGAAACTGGTGCGGGAGGAAGTGCTCCTAAACACGTTCAACAATTCCAAGAAGAAGGTTACTTAAGATGGGATTCATTAGGTGAGTTCATGGCTCTTGCTGCTTCGTTAGAGCACTTAGCAAATACTCAAGGAAATAAAAAAGCTCAAGTTTTAGCTGATACTTTAGATAGAGCAACTGGAACTTTCTTAATTAATGATAAATCACCAGCTAGAAAAGTTGGACAAATTGATAATAGAGGAAGCCACTTCTACTTAGCAATGTATTGGGCAAATGAATTAGCAAAACAAAATGATGATGCTGATTTAAAAGCAGAGTTCACTCCAATTGCAAATGCAATGAATGAAAATGAAGCGCAAATTGTAAAAGAACTTACAGAGTGCCAAGGTAAAGCTGTTGATATGGGTGGATACTATTTACCAGATGATGCAAAAACATCTGCTGCTATGAGACCATCTGCAACATTAAATAAAATTCTTGCATAA